The proteins below are encoded in one region of Glandiceps talaboti chromosome 17, keGlaTala1.1, whole genome shotgun sequence:
- the LOC144448662 gene encoding flavin-containing monooxygenase 1-like, whose amino-acid sequence MASEVGDHARVAVIGAGVCGLTSIKSCLEDGLDPVCYERYDKLGGLWNYDDKELPGQGAAMYRSCCSIISKEILSFSDFPHPKERTPFMSHKVAAQYFTDYAKHFDLEKYIKFNTSVIHIERSDDGDGRYWKVILKNGDDSMSEEYFDYVMVCIGMFNKPFTPDYPGLDTFKGIKIHGSQYRDATKFTDKKVVVVDGDVGTGDDRGGGGGGGSGGSGGRNTAGDVAGDIARVGDEVYLSMRHGTHCISRILANGLPWDMQFLTRNNFQKSKSKFMATLDILSKTRIPDYKMFGLQMQDQIAQGRITPVDNIQEFKGNDVILTNGKILKDIDAVIFATGYDYSIPMVDQSLIYDESKNVKLYKYVFPVGSQHPERIAMVGMLELFGPVWPMAELQARWVTKVFTGKVKLPDKKCMLQDIEKNPKYVGTKFQYVPPIPYMDDIAEFIGAKPNFWKLLFSDPRLAYSFEYGPIVPYWYRLQGPNAWAGARDAILNAWENTKYSTRRYRSKEEN is encoded by the exons ATGGCGTCTGAAGTTGGTGATCACGCTCGTGTGGCTGTTATTGGTGCTGGCGTTTGTGGTTTAACGTCCATCAAAAGTTGTTTGGAGGATGGACTTGACCCTGTATGTTATGAGAGATATGATAAACTTG GTGGTCTGTGGAATTATGATGACAAAGAACTTCCAGGCCAGGGTGCCGCCATGTACCGTTCATGCTGCTCTATCATCAGCAAAGAAATTCTCTCGTTTTCTGATTTTCCACATCCAAAAGAACGCACGCCCTTCATGTCTCACAAAGTGGCAGCCCAGTATTTTACCGACTAcgcaaaacattttgaccttGAGAAATACATCAAGTTCAACACAAGCGTAATACATATTGAAAGAAGTGACGATGGCGATGGTCGATATTGGAAGGTGATTCTGAAAAACGGAGATGATTCGATGAGCGAAGAATACTTTGATTACGTCATGGTATGTATTGGGATGTTTAATAAACCGTTTACACCTGATTATCCTGGATTAGATACATTCAAAGGAATCAAGATTCATGGAAGCCAATATCGAGACGCCACAAAATTTACAGACAAGAAAGTCGTTGTTGTGG ATGGGGATGTTGGCACTGGTGATgatcgtggtggtggtggtggtggtggtagtggtggtagtg GAGGACGTAATACTGCTGGTGATGTAGCAGGTGACATTGCAAGAGTTGGTGATGag GTCTATCTGAGTATGAGGCATGGTACACACTGCATATCACGGATTCTTGCCAATGGATTGCCCTGGGACATGCAATTCCTTACAAGAAATAACTTCCAGAAATCAAAGTCTAAGTTTATGGCCACCCTTGATATCCTGTCCAAAACGAGAATCCCAGATTATAAGATGTTTGGTTTACAG ATGCAAGACCAGATAGCCCAAGGACGAATCACACCAGTAGACAACATCCAGGAATTTAAAGGAAATGACGTCATACTTACTAATGGGAAGATCCTGAAAGACATCGATGCGGTAATTTTTGCAACAGGATACGATTATTCCATACCAATGGTAGACCAATCTTTAATCTATG ATGAGTCCAAGAATGTCAAACTGTACAAGTACGTATTTCCGGTAGGATCACAACACCCTGAAAGAATTGCAATGGTGGGAATGCTTGAATTGTTCGGACCTGTATGGCCAATGGCTGAATTACAAGCTAGATGGGTAACGAAAGTATTCACCGGGAAAGTAAAATTACCTGACAAGAAGTGTATGCTGCAAGATATTGAAAAGAATCCAAAGTATGTCGGTACAAAATTTCAATAC GTGCCACCTATACCATACATGGATGATATCGCAGAATTCATTGGTGCAAAACCAAACTTCTGGAAATTATTGTTCTCTGACCCAAGACTGGCATATTCATTTGAGTATGGTCCAATAGTTCCTTATTGGTATCGGTTGCAAGGACCCAATGCATGGGCTGGTGCAAGAGATGCAATCCTTAATGCCTGGGAGAACACAAAGTATTCGACAAGACGTTATCGATCAAAGGAGGAAAActaa